The following are encoded together in the Armatimonadota bacterium genome:
- a CDS encoding TIGR00282 family metallophosphoesterase, producing MKILHVGDVVGRPGRHALQAILPQLRENLACDFVIVNGENSAAGYGITERTALEIFDAGADCITTGNHVWAQKEAEHLLEVDRRILRPANYPPGAPGIGHAVFETGGEQRVGVINLLGRIFMETVDCPFRVGSKLVDELAPRCDAVIVDFHAEATSEKSCLGYYLDGRATAVIGTHTHVQTADAQVLPGGTAFISDVGMTGPVGTCIGVKQEIVLRRFLSGMPARFDVPKGGPAFLSAVLITTGPARGLPAAIEAMRILTNGAEQL from the coding sequence GTGAAAATCCTCCATGTCGGGGATGTTGTGGGAAGGCCTGGGCGCCACGCGCTGCAGGCGATCCTGCCTCAATTGCGGGAGAATCTTGCCTGCGATTTCGTCATCGTCAACGGCGAGAACTCCGCAGCCGGGTACGGGATCACTGAACGCACCGCCCTGGAGATCTTCGACGCGGGTGCCGACTGCATCACCACGGGCAATCACGTGTGGGCGCAGAAGGAAGCGGAGCATCTGCTGGAGGTCGACCGCCGCATCCTGCGCCCGGCCAATTACCCTCCTGGCGCGCCGGGGATCGGCCACGCTGTTTTCGAGACCGGCGGCGAGCAGCGCGTGGGCGTTATCAATCTGCTGGGCCGCATTTTCATGGAGACAGTGGACTGCCCCTTCCGGGTGGGCTCGAAGCTCGTGGACGAACTGGCTCCAAGGTGCGACGCGGTGATCGTGGACTTCCACGCTGAGGCGACTTCGGAGAAGAGTTGCCTGGGCTACTATCTGGACGGTCGGGCGACAGCGGTCATCGGCACCCATACTCACGTCCAGACCGCCGATGCTCAAGTGCTCCCAGGGGGAACCGCATTCATCTCCGACGTCGGGATGACCGGACCCGTCGGCACCTGCATCGGCGTCAAGCAGGAGATCGTCCTGCGCAGGTTTCTGTCAGGCATGCCCGCGCGGTTCGACGTGCCCAAGGGAGGCCCGGCGTTTCTAAGCGCGGTGCTTATCACTACCGGGCCCGCAAGGGGTCTTCCCGCTGCCATCGAGGCCATGCGCATCTTGACGAATGGCGCGGAGCAGTTATGA
- a CDS encoding UMP kinase has product MHDPQRGPWTRVILKLSGESLKGPEEHGIHQPTLQGIAAAVAEAARTGVEIGLIIGGGNLWRGAEMAEVGMDRATADYAGMLATAINSIALQDALERDGVDTRMQSAIEMREVAEPFIRRRAIRHLEKGRVVIFACGTGNPFFTTDTAAVLRATEIGAQVILKATNVDGVFDKDPRKNPDAVMFDTITHHEALTRGLRVMDTTAFALAMENGLPIVVFNITDPTNIARACMGRPVGTLVHTPPKE; this is encoded by the coding sequence ATGCACGACCCACAGCGCGGGCCGTGGACCAGAGTCATCCTCAAGCTCAGCGGAGAGTCCCTCAAAGGGCCCGAGGAGCACGGGATTCACCAACCCACGCTGCAGGGCATCGCTGCCGCCGTCGCTGAAGCGGCCCGCACCGGCGTTGAGATCGGTCTTATCATTGGCGGCGGGAACCTTTGGCGAGGCGCCGAGATGGCCGAAGTCGGCATGGATCGCGCAACCGCCGACTACGCCGGAATGCTCGCAACGGCCATCAATTCCATCGCGCTCCAGGATGCCCTGGAGCGCGATGGTGTCGACACCCGAATGCAGTCGGCCATCGAGATGCGCGAAGTGGCCGAGCCTTTCATCCGCCGCCGTGCTATTCGGCACCTGGAGAAAGGCCGGGTGGTCATCTTCGCCTGCGGCACCGGAAACCCGTTCTTCACCACCGACACCGCCGCCGTCTTGCGCGCCACCGAGATTGGCGCACAGGTGATCCTCAAGGCCACCAATGTGGACGGCGTCTTCGACAAGGACCCCCGCAAGAACCCCGACGCCGTGATGTTCGACACCATCACTCACCATGAAGCCCTCACCCGCGGGTTGCGTGTGATGGACACCACGGCATTTGCGCTGGCCATGGAAAACGGCCTGCCTATTGTGGTGTTCAATATTACCGACCCGACCAATATCGCCCGGGCATGTATGGGCAGACCCGTGGGCACCCTTGTTCACACCCCCCCGAAGGAATAA
- a CDS encoding competence/damage-inducible protein A, giving the protein MRAETISVGTEILLGEITDTNATYISQHLAGIGVDLYFRHTVGDNMERLVGVLRTAMRRSDVLILCGGLGPTADDITREAIAEVTGRPLQRDAAAVEHLKEFFLARGRVATESNFKQCEAPAGGELLENTCGTAPGIFLDHEGCWFFAVPGPPPEMREMMRLSVLPRLAERVRAEGGGLLYRRVLRLADIGESNVATEIADIIETQTDPTIALYASPGEVKVRLATKSLDQAEAVARLDALEARIRERLGKYVFAIDDQGMEAGVGELLRQRGLTLATAESCTGGLIANRITDVPGASDYFLAGIVAYANQAKMDILGVPEAILAQHGAVSQECAEAMARGVRRVAGSDYGIATTGVAGPGGGTEEKPVGLVYIALDGPKGTVCDRQLWPGTRDQFKQRVSQLALNMLRKQIIADGEGT; this is encoded by the coding sequence TTGAGGGCGGAAACTATCTCGGTTGGCACCGAGATCCTGCTGGGCGAGATCACGGATACGAACGCGACGTATATCTCGCAACATCTCGCGGGAATCGGTGTAGATCTCTACTTCAGGCATACCGTTGGCGATAACATGGAGCGGCTCGTCGGGGTCTTGCGGACCGCGATGAGGCGCAGCGATGTGCTGATTCTTTGCGGGGGACTCGGCCCCACAGCCGACGACATCACCCGCGAAGCCATCGCCGAAGTCACCGGACGGCCGCTGCAGCGCGACGCAGCGGCTGTCGAGCATCTCAAGGAGTTCTTCCTGGCCCGAGGCAGAGTGGCCACGGAGAGCAATTTCAAGCAGTGCGAAGCCCCTGCAGGGGGCGAGTTGCTTGAAAACACCTGCGGCACCGCGCCTGGCATCTTCCTCGACCATGAAGGCTGCTGGTTTTTCGCCGTCCCCGGTCCGCCTCCCGAAATGCGTGAGATGATGCGGCTTTCAGTGCTGCCCCGCCTGGCCGAACGTGTCCGGGCCGAGGGTGGCGGCCTGCTGTACCGCCGGGTTCTGCGGCTTGCGGACATCGGTGAGTCCAATGTGGCCACGGAAATCGCGGACATCATCGAGACCCAGACCGACCCGACCATCGCGCTCTACGCGTCTCCGGGCGAAGTCAAGGTGCGTCTGGCAACCAAATCCCTGGACCAAGCTGAGGCCGTTGCGAGACTGGATGCCCTTGAAGCGCGGATAAGGGAGCGCCTGGGCAAGTACGTTTTCGCCATCGACGACCAGGGGATGGAGGCCGGCGTGGGGGAGCTTCTGCGACAGCGCGGCCTCACACTGGCAACCGCGGAAAGCTGCACCGGCGGGCTCATCGCAAACCGCATCACTGACGTACCGGGGGCATCAGACTACTTCCTGGCCGGCATCGTTGCGTACGCAAACCAGGCGAAGATGGACATCCTCGGGGTGCCGGAGGCGATCCTCGCCCAACACGGCGCGGTGAGCCAGGAGTGCGCGGAAGCCATGGCCCGGGGAGTGCGGCGCGTTGCGGGAAGTGACTACGGCATCGCAACGACCGGCGTCGCGGGTCCCGGTGGGGGCACCGAGGAAAAACCCGTGGGGCTGGTGTACATTGCGCTGGACGGGCCCAAGGGGACTGTATGCGACCGGCAACTGTGGCCCGGAACACGGGACCAGTTCAAGCAGCGGGTGTCCCAGCTGGCCCTGAACATGTTGCGCAAGCAGATTATCGCCGACGGGGAAGGCACATGA
- a CDS encoding stage V sporulation protein S codes for MSCLKVGSQSDPNKVAGALAGTIREQGKAEMQTIGAGALNQAIKSIAIARGFLAPAGIDLVCFPAFVDVDIDGSERTAIRLFIMPR; via the coding sequence TTGAGTTGTCTGAAAGTCGGCTCCCAGTCGGACCCGAACAAGGTTGCCGGAGCACTGGCGGGGACCATCCGCGAGCAGGGCAAGGCGGAAATGCAGACCATAGGGGCAGGGGCGCTCAACCAGGCGATCAAATCGATCGCCATCGCCCGGGGCTTCCTTGCGCCGGCAGGGATCGACCTGGTGTGTTTCCCGGCCTTCGTGGATGTGGACATCGACGGCAGTGAGCGGACGGCCATCCGTCTGTTCATCATGCCCAGATAG
- the tsf gene encoding translation elongation factor Ts has protein sequence MAVSAQDVKKLREITGAGMLDCKKALEEANGDFEEAIATLRKKGIAVAAKREGKTASEGTIASYIHAGDQIGVLVEVNCETDFVARTDDLKNFAKELCMQVAAQQPRWIAPEDVPESALEKEREILREQALSEGKPESIVDKMVEGRMRKFYETYCLLKQPYIRDDSKTIEDLLNDVVAKTGEKIVIRRFTRYQVGAEG, from the coding sequence ATGGCCGTATCCGCACAGGACGTCAAGAAACTCCGCGAGATCACAGGCGCGGGGATGCTCGACTGCAAGAAGGCCCTGGAAGAGGCCAACGGTGACTTTGAAGAGGCCATCGCCACGCTGCGCAAGAAGGGGATCGCCGTCGCTGCCAAGCGCGAGGGCAAGACCGCTTCCGAGGGCACCATCGCTTCCTACATCCACGCCGGCGACCAGATCGGCGTGCTGGTTGAGGTCAACTGCGAGACCGATTTTGTGGCCCGCACCGACGACTTGAAGAACTTCGCCAAGGAACTATGTATGCAGGTTGCCGCGCAGCAGCCGCGGTGGATCGCACCCGAGGACGTGCCGGAAAGCGCCCTGGAGAAGGAGCGGGAGATTCTCAGGGAGCAGGCCTTGTCCGAGGGCAAGCCTGAAAGCATCGTGGACAAGATGGTCGAAGGCCGCATGCGCAAGTTCTACGAGACCTACTGCCTGCTCAAACAGCCCTATATCCGCGATGACAGCAAGACCATTGAGGACCTCCTCAATGACGTGGTCGCGAAGACCGGCGAGAAGATCGTGATCCGCCGCTTCACTCGATACCAGGTTGGGGCGGAGGGCTAA
- a CDS encoding regulatory protein RecX yields the protein MSAPGTVTSIRPHPKRPNHYTVTIEGQDELVLHEDVIVAVGLTAGKQLMQDTLDRIAHENELLRARNAALRLLKVRGRSQRELERSLARRGFSPEVVSATLAKLENLGFVDDASFARDRTRSLLRRHIGRQGLLYRLRESGVSEEVARGAVAEALEGVDDVQRATEALTKRLRRWEDLPVEKRRARAYQHLYRLGFDPDTISSALKRALADDSEREDL from the coding sequence GTGAGCGCGCCGGGAACGGTGACGTCTATCCGGCCGCATCCCAAGCGCCCCAATCACTACACGGTAACCATCGAGGGCCAGGATGAACTGGTCTTGCATGAGGACGTGATCGTCGCTGTCGGGCTGACCGCGGGCAAGCAGTTGATGCAGGACACCTTGGACCGCATTGCACACGAGAACGAGCTGTTGCGGGCACGCAATGCGGCGCTGAGACTGCTCAAGGTCCGGGGCAGGAGCCAGCGGGAGCTTGAGCGCTCCCTGGCCCGCAGAGGGTTCAGCCCCGAAGTCGTGTCCGCGACATTGGCGAAGCTTGAAAACCTGGGTTTCGTGGATGACGCGTCTTTCGCCCGTGATCGCACGCGGAGTCTCCTGCGGCGTCACATTGGACGGCAGGGTTTGCTTTACAGGCTCCGTGAGAGCGGAGTGAGCGAAGAGGTGGCGAGGGGTGCGGTGGCGGAGGCACTGGAAGGTGTGGACGACGTGCAACGCGCAACGGAAGCACTCACAAAGCGCTTGAGACGGTGGGAGGACTTGCCCGTGGAAAAGCGCCGGGCCCGTGCCTACCAGCACCTGTATCGGCTCGGTTTCGACCCGGACACCATCTCGAGCGCCCTCAAACGGGCCCTGGCCGATGACTCGGAAAGGGAGGACCTCTGA
- the recA gene encoding recombinase RecA, with translation MASQIIGGPKEIMAAGKKTPEDKAKALDQALSQIQKQYGEGAVMRLGQEPTNLAVEVIPTGSLALDIALGVGGLPRGRIVEIYGQEGSGKTTLTMHLLAACQQIGGTAAFIDAEHAFSRDYAAQLGMDLDNLLVSQPDTGEQALEICDALIHSGAVDAIVVDSVAALVPAAELEGDMGDSHVGLQARLMSQALRKLAGSASNAGTVVVFINQIREKIGVMFGNPETTPGGRALKFWASVRLELRRSESLKRGTDIIGNRVSAKVVKNKVAPPFRKCEFDIIYGQGISRFGSILDEAVNLDLVEKSGSWFNYGEERLGQGRENAVEFLAATPDIANELEMKIRQAHNLPIPAYLSSGETHETAGGTLDIEAD, from the coding sequence ATGGCATCACAAATCATCGGGGGGCCGAAAGAAATCATGGCTGCAGGCAAGAAGACGCCGGAAGACAAGGCAAAGGCGCTGGACCAGGCGTTGTCCCAGATCCAGAAGCAGTATGGCGAGGGCGCGGTCATGCGTCTTGGCCAGGAGCCCACCAATCTCGCAGTCGAGGTCATCCCCACGGGGTCGCTGGCCCTGGACATCGCCCTGGGCGTAGGTGGGCTTCCGCGGGGCCGCATTGTGGAGATCTACGGCCAGGAGGGTTCGGGGAAGACCACCCTGACCATGCACCTGCTGGCGGCCTGTCAACAGATCGGTGGCACGGCGGCCTTCATCGACGCCGAGCATGCTTTCAGCCGAGACTACGCCGCACAACTGGGCATGGATCTGGACAACCTGCTGGTCTCTCAGCCCGATACCGGCGAGCAGGCGCTCGAGATCTGCGATGCGCTCATCCACAGCGGAGCGGTGGACGCCATCGTCGTGGATTCCGTGGCGGCTCTCGTGCCGGCGGCCGAACTCGAGGGTGACATGGGCGACTCCCATGTGGGTCTGCAAGCCCGGCTCATGAGCCAGGCTTTGCGCAAGCTCGCGGGGTCCGCTTCGAATGCCGGCACGGTGGTTGTGTTCATCAACCAGATCCGTGAGAAGATCGGCGTGATGTTCGGCAACCCGGAGACGACTCCCGGCGGCAGGGCGCTGAAGTTCTGGGCCTCTGTGCGGCTGGAGTTGCGCCGCTCGGAATCCCTGAAGCGCGGCACCGACATCATCGGTAACCGCGTGTCTGCGAAGGTCGTAAAGAACAAGGTTGCCCCGCCTTTCCGCAAGTGCGAGTTCGACATCATCTACGGGCAGGGCATCTCCCGTTTCGGCAGCATCCTCGACGAGGCCGTGAACCTCGATCTCGTCGAGAAGTCGGGAAGCTGGTTCAACTACGGCGAGGAGCGGCTGGGACAGGGCAGGGAAAACGCGGTGGAATTCCTGGCTGCCACGCCGGACATCGCCAATGAACTTGAGATGAAAATACGCCAGGCGCACAACCTGCCGATTCCCGCCTACCTCTCCTCCGGGGAAACTCACGAAACCGCGGGAGGAACCCTGGACATCGAGGCCGACTAG
- the uppS gene encoding di-trans,poly-cis-decaprenylcistransferase yields the protein MTPIQVRPLTDTTRWYAELEGLQIPEHVAIVMDGNGRWAQQRGLPRIQGHVEGSKATKRVVLACDEIGIRFVSVYAFSVENWRRPSQEVEGLMKLIEHALRSEIDELHERNCRFMASGRLHELPESLQRAVREGTEMTAGNTGLTLNMLVNYGGRAEIVDAARSLARRAIEGSLTPEDIDEACISQAMYAPHVPDPDLVLRPGGEFRLSNFLLWQVAYSEVVVLPTLWPDVQREHLVEAIKEFNRRERRFGGLVFNGGVD from the coding sequence ATGACCCCGATTCAGGTGAGACCCTTGACCGACACAACCAGGTGGTATGCAGAACTGGAAGGTCTGCAGATCCCCGAGCATGTAGCCATTGTAATGGATGGCAATGGCCGCTGGGCTCAGCAGCGCGGTCTGCCCAGAATCCAGGGGCACGTCGAGGGCAGCAAGGCCACCAAGCGCGTGGTTCTGGCATGCGACGAGATCGGCATCCGGTTCGTCTCTGTATATGCCTTCAGTGTGGAGAACTGGCGGCGGCCCTCCCAGGAAGTCGAGGGCCTGATGAAGCTCATCGAGCATGCCCTGCGCTCGGAGATTGACGAACTGCATGAGCGTAATTGCCGCTTCATGGCCTCCGGACGCCTCCACGAACTTCCCGAAAGCCTCCAGCGAGCGGTGCGCGAGGGCACGGAAATGACCGCCGGCAACACGGGGTTGACCCTGAACATGCTGGTCAATTACGGGGGCCGGGCCGAGATCGTGGATGCTGCCCGCAGTCTCGCGCGCAGGGCGATAGAGGGGTCGCTGACCCCGGAGGACATCGACGAGGCCTGCATCTCGCAGGCGATGTACGCACCCCACGTGCCCGACCCGGACCTGGTTCTGCGCCCGGGCGGAGAGTTCCGGCTGAGCAACTTCTTGCTCTGGCAAGTGGCCTACAGTGAGGTCGTTGTCCTGCCTACGCTGTGGCCCGATGTTCAGCGCGAGCATCTCGTGGAGGCGATCAAGGAGTTCAATCGCCGCGAGCGCAGGTTCGGCGGGCTGGTATTCAACGGCGGGGTGGATTGA
- the frr gene encoding ribosome recycling factor, producing the protein MDKVIDDAEKRMHKVKEKLEHDYSTVRTGRASPALLERVKVSYYGSEMPINQLATIGIPEARMIVITPWDKGALKAIEKAIIASDLSLTPSSDGVVIRLEIPPLTEERRKELKKLVGQMAEDARISVRNIRRDANSSIDKMEKNHTISEDDAERGKKEVQELTDKAIAEIDKIAEAKAAEVMET; encoded by the coding sequence ATGGACAAAGTCATCGACGATGCGGAAAAGAGGATGCACAAGGTCAAGGAGAAGCTGGAGCACGACTACTCTACCGTGCGCACCGGACGGGCATCTCCTGCGCTTCTGGAACGCGTCAAGGTGAGCTACTACGGCAGCGAAATGCCAATCAACCAACTGGCCACCATCGGAATCCCTGAGGCCCGGATGATTGTCATCACCCCGTGGGATAAGGGCGCCCTCAAGGCTATCGAGAAAGCAATCATTGCCTCTGACCTGAGCCTGACGCCCAGCAGCGACGGTGTGGTCATTCGCCTGGAAATCCCGCCTCTCACCGAAGAGCGCCGCAAGGAGCTCAAGAAGCTTGTGGGGCAGATGGCCGAGGACGCGCGCATTTCCGTTCGCAATATCCGGCGAGACGCCAATTCCAGTATCGACAAGATGGAAAAGAACCACACGATCTCTGAAGACGACGCCGAGCGCGGCAAGAAGGAAGTCCAGGAACTCACCGACAAGGCCATCGCGGAGATAGACAAGATTGCGGAGGCCAAGGCCGCGGAGGTCATGGAGACTTGA
- a CDS encoding GIY-YIG nuclease family protein: protein MASQKTAELPGRGVYVVQVMLDTPRNIAVGSLGCLAFSRGSYLYVGSAQGNLPARVARHARSDKALRWHIDYLTASGRVPLAWAWDKPAEYECLIAGCLGQRFPVVTGFGASDCACAGHLFRAAAGPALRWIIECLEPPCARVRILEP from the coding sequence ATGGCCAGCCAAAAGACCGCTGAACTTCCCGGCCGGGGCGTCTACGTGGTGCAGGTGATGCTCGATACGCCACGGAACATCGCGGTGGGCAGCCTTGGCTGCTTGGCCTTCTCGCGCGGCTCGTATCTCTATGTCGGCAGCGCGCAAGGCAATCTCCCGGCGCGGGTCGCAAGGCATGCACGGTCCGACAAGGCCCTGCGATGGCACATCGACTATCTGACCGCATCCGGACGTGTGCCGCTTGCGTGGGCTTGGGACAAGCCGGCGGAGTATGAGTGCCTGATCGCGGGGTGCCTCGGGCAGCGTTTCCCGGTGGTGACCGGCTTCGGCGCCTCGGACTGTGCCTGCGCCGGACACCTGTTCCGCGCTGCGGCAGGCCCGGCGCTTCGTTGGATCATAGAATGTCTTGAGCCCCCGTGCGCACGGGTGCGCATTTTGGAACCATGA
- the rny gene encoding ribonuclease Y: MDPIAIVITVISILVAIAGIIFGITRSKSAAKQSDQTRDEVQLQLDEQRRQIEAERRELKLQAKEQEIKLRERIEAEAQRNRSELEEAKKRLEEAKKRLDDREDNLDKRKAEIDKRASEMDKRQQKLKELEEEAQRLLESRQQELERVAQMTREEARELILSDVEKETRQDCAQLIRRMEEEARREGERRAAEVVAAAIQRCAVDQTTETTVSVVPLPNDEMKGRIIGREGRNIRCFEQFTGIDLIVDDTPEAVVLSGFDPVRREIAKVALESLTSDGRIHPGRIEEAVERARKQTEERMQEAAEAAIMEVGITGLHPEIMRMLGKLRYRTSFGQNVLKHSIEVAHLAGMMASQIGARVNIARRGGLLHDIGKAVDYERDGTHTQIGAEIAKARGESPEVVHCIAAHHDDVEMDSVEAALVQAADAISAARPGARRETLDAYIKRLEGLETIARSFEGVDQAFAIQAGREIRVIVKPERIDDLAALNLAKGMASRIEGELDYPGQIRVTVIRETRAVEYAK, from the coding sequence ATGGACCCCATTGCCATCGTGATAACCGTAATATCTATCCTTGTTGCAATCGCCGGAATCATTTTCGGCATCACTCGATCGAAGAGCGCCGCAAAACAGTCAGACCAGACACGGGACGAGGTCCAGTTACAGCTTGATGAACAGCGCAGGCAGATCGAGGCGGAGCGCCGGGAGTTGAAGCTCCAGGCGAAAGAGCAGGAGATCAAGCTCAGGGAACGCATCGAAGCCGAAGCCCAGAGAAACAGGAGCGAGCTTGAAGAGGCCAAGAAGCGCCTCGAAGAAGCCAAGAAGCGTCTCGACGACCGCGAGGACAACCTGGACAAGCGCAAGGCGGAGATCGACAAGCGCGCCAGCGAGATGGATAAGCGCCAGCAGAAACTCAAGGAGCTCGAGGAGGAAGCCCAGAGGCTGTTGGAGTCCAGGCAGCAGGAACTGGAGCGGGTCGCACAGATGACCCGCGAGGAAGCTCGCGAACTAATCCTGTCCGATGTAGAGAAGGAAACTCGCCAGGACTGCGCGCAGCTCATACGCCGCATGGAGGAAGAGGCCCGCAGGGAAGGCGAGCGGCGAGCCGCTGAAGTCGTGGCAGCAGCCATCCAGCGTTGCGCCGTAGACCAGACTACAGAGACAACCGTGTCTGTGGTGCCCCTTCCCAACGACGAGATGAAGGGCCGCATTATCGGCCGCGAGGGACGCAACATCCGGTGCTTTGAGCAGTTCACCGGAATCGACCTGATTGTGGATGACACCCCGGAGGCGGTGGTCCTCTCCGGATTCGACCCGGTACGCCGCGAAATCGCAAAGGTCGCATTGGAATCTCTCACCTCCGACGGTCGCATTCATCCGGGCCGCATCGAGGAAGCCGTCGAACGAGCCCGCAAGCAGACCGAAGAGCGGATGCAGGAGGCCGCCGAGGCGGCCATCATGGAAGTAGGCATTACCGGCCTGCATCCCGAGATCATGCGGATGTTGGGTAAGCTGCGTTACCGCACCAGCTTCGGGCAGAATGTGCTGAAGCATTCCATTGAGGTCGCCCATCTCGCGGGCATGATGGCATCGCAGATTGGCGCGCGGGTGAATATCGCCCGACGCGGGGGCCTGCTGCATGACATCGGCAAGGCTGTGGACTACGAGCGCGACGGGACCCACACTCAAATCGGTGCGGAGATCGCCAAGGCACGGGGCGAGTCGCCCGAAGTCGTGCACTGCATTGCCGCACACCATGACGACGTGGAGATGGATTCGGTGGAGGCTGCACTCGTGCAAGCTGCTGACGCAATCTCCGCCGCCCGGCCCGGCGCGCGCCGCGAGACCCTGGACGCCTACATCAAGCGTCTCGAGGGCCTCGAGACTATCGCACGAAGTTTCGAGGGCGTAGACCAGGCTTTCGCAATCCAGGCCGGACGCGAAATCCGAGTCATCGTGAAGCCGGAGCGCATCGACGACCTGGCGGCGCTGAACCTCGCGAAGGGCATGGCCTCGCGCATCGAGGGCGAACTGGACTACCCCGGACAGATCCGGGTCACGGTGATCCGAGAAACCCGGGCCGTGGAGTACGCCAAATAG
- a CDS encoding cupin domain-containing protein — translation MDRVNERDLQFRHGDHGPKYLFRGPHYEWGIIVLKPGQALRAHKHQTVEETFYFECGAPQIVINDESIRVTEGDVFKLEPGEGHDIINDTDGDIRIIFIKAPYAPDDKVEL, via the coding sequence ATGGACCGCGTAAACGAGCGTGACCTGCAATTCCGTCACGGTGACCACGGCCCGAAGTACCTGTTCCGTGGACCGCATTACGAGTGGGGGATCATCGTCCTGAAGCCCGGGCAGGCCCTGCGCGCCCACAAGCATCAGACGGTAGAGGAGACCTTCTACTTCGAGTGCGGCGCGCCGCAGATCGTGATCAACGACGAATCTATCCGCGTAACCGAGGGCGATGTGTTCAAGCTGGAGCCGGGCGAAGGGCACGACATCATCAATGACACCGACGGGGATATCCGGATAATCTTCATCAAGGCCCCGTACGCGCCGGACGACAAGGTGGAGTTGTGA
- the thpR gene encoding RNA 2',3'-cyclic phosphodiesterase codes for MSEGSEDLRLFFAVPLAEDLREAVCRVQETLRRCGTSVKWVEPENLHFTLKFLGNLPDSALAELERVAEEVAARHAPFEIRIRGCGAFPRPAEARAVWLAAAEGAQELTALAEDLEKSLAQAGLAAPERRPFKAHATIGRNRTPQHSKGLAAGIKQAAATDLGTMAVGEFALFSSVLTPAGPIYTVQKSFRLG; via the coding sequence ATGAGCGAGGGCAGCGAGGACCTGCGCCTCTTCTTCGCGGTCCCGTTAGCCGAGGACCTGCGCGAGGCGGTCTGCCGGGTGCAGGAGACCCTGCGGCGCTGCGGCACGTCGGTCAAGTGGGTCGAGCCCGAGAACCTGCATTTCACCTTGAAGTTCCTGGGCAATCTGCCGGATAGTGCCCTCGCCGAGCTGGAACGGGTTGCAGAGGAAGTCGCCGCGCGGCATGCACCCTTTGAGATCAGGATTCGCGGCTGCGGCGCCTTTCCCAGGCCTGCCGAGGCACGAGCGGTCTGGCTCGCCGCCGCTGAGGGAGCCCAGGAATTGACGGCGCTGGCCGAGGACCTGGAGAAGTCCCTCGCCCAGGCCGGGCTGGCGGCACCCGAGCGCAGGCCCTTCAAGGCTCACGCCACCATTGGCCGCAACAGGACGCCGCAGCACAGCAAAGGCCTCGCGGCGGGGATCAAGCAGGCGGCGGCCACGGACCTCGGGACCATGGCGGTAGGCGAGTTCGCGCTGTTCAGCAGTGTGCTCACCCCGGCGGGGCCGATTTACACAGTGCAAAAGTCGTTCCGGCTGGGGTAG